One window of the Trifolium pratense cultivar HEN17-A07 linkage group LG2, ARS_RC_1.1, whole genome shotgun sequence genome contains the following:
- the LOC123909320 gene encoding uncharacterized protein LOC123909320 → MALKLKAASSFSLPFVDLSSTASGFSLSQSCSVSKSIFHPKRFKLNRRNNSYPTSFVIRAAKIESKGVTLGFRAPQFQLSEPLTGKVWTLEDFESHPALLVMFICNHCPFVIHLKKDIVKLTKFYMKKGLAAVAISSNSVATHPQDGPEFMAEDAKLFGYPFPYLYDESQDVARDFGAVCTPEFYLFKKDGRRPFELVYHGQFDDSRPSNKNIPVTGRDLSLAIERVLSCQPVPSEQKPSVGCSIKWHP, encoded by the exons ATGGCACTGAAACTGAAAGCGGCTTCTTCCTTCTCGTTACCGTTTGTTGATTTAAGTTCTACTGCTTCTGGATTCTCACTTTCTCAATCATGCTCTGTTTCCAAATCGATTTTTCATCCTAAACGCTTTAAACTCAATCGAAGAAATAACTCCTACCCAACAAGCTTCGTTATTAGAGCTGCTAAAATTGAGTCTAAAGGTGTTACCTTGGGTTTCAGAGCCCCTCAATTTCAG CTTTCAGAGCCTCTTACTGGGAAGGTTTGGACATTGGAAGATTTTGAGTCTCATCCAGCTCTATTG GTTATGTTTATATGCAACCACTGTCCATTTGTTATACACCTGAAAAAAGATATTGTAAAGCTCACTAAATTCTATATGAAG AAAGGACTTGCTGCCGTTGCTATATCTTCAAATTCTGTAGCTACACATCCCCAG GACGGACCAGAATTTATGGCAGAAGATGCTAAGTTGTTTGGTTATCCTTTCCCGTACCTATATGATGAG TCACAAGATGTTGCACGAGATTTTGGAGCAGTTTGTACACCAGAATTCTACCTTTTCAAAAAG gATGGTCGAAGGCCGTTTGAGCTGGTTTATCATGGTCAGTTTGATGATTCAAGGCCAAGTAATAAGAACATACCAGTAACTGGAAG aGATTTGAGCTTGGCAATAGAACGTGTTCTGAGTTGCCAGCCGGTACCATCAGAGCAAAAACCTAG TGTTGGATGCAGCATAAAGTGGCACCCATGA
- the LOC123909316 gene encoding two-component response regulator ARR14-like: MNLFTTNNPSFPAGLRVLAVDHDTYDFYTIHHICNQLHYQVTSCSTISQAKQLLSTSHFDIILVETHIPQQDTYAFVQQVTSHLKIPVIMMSLDNRTCSVMDSISNGACSYWAKPLDENLFKNMWQYVVRQHLVQKESEAKGLKKRGREHPVQMESEAKGLKKRGRDDEVHVSKQPPAKKARFSWTDDLHQKFVSAVDHLGIKNAKPKNVLKIMDCPGLELQHVASHLQKYKMYLDGGIKNSKMNQKNNETQAQDQEIDETEVFFSLTDFFPDLNDDDIHNNNYAVLAESIDSPSTSLPQLGQYSMTPPDQCDDSDIFSNLTDLFPNLNDEIHNGMW; this comes from the exons ATGAACCTTTTCACTACTAACAATCCATCATTCCCCGCTGGGCTTAGAGTACTTGCAGTCGATCATGACACCTACGATTTCTACACTATTCACCACATTTGCAATCAATTACACTATCAAG ttACATCATGTTCTACAATTTCTCAAGCAAAGCAGCTCTTGTCGACATCACATTTCGACATCATACTCGTCGAAACTCATATTCCACAGCAAGATACTTATGCATTTGTTCAACAAGTGACTTCACATTTGAAAATTCCGGTGATTA tgATGTCGCTTGATAACCGAACCTGTTCTGTTATGGATTCCATTTCCAACGGGGCTTGTAGTTACTGGGCCAAACCACTGGATGAAAATCTATTCAAAAATATGTGGCAATATGTCGTGCGGCAACATCTAGTGCAAAAGGAAAGCGAGGCTAAAGGGCTTAAAAAGCGAGGAAGAGAACATCCAGTGCAAATGGAAAGCGAGGCTAAAGGGCTTAAAAAGCGAGGAAGAGATGATGAGGTTCATGTTTCTAAACAACCTCCGGCAAAGAAAGCTCGTTTCTCTTGGACAGATGATTTGCACCAAAAATTTGTGTCGGCCGTGGATCATCTTGGGATTAAAA ATGCAAAGCCTAAAAATGTTCTGAAGATCATGGATTGTCCTGGCTTGGAATTACAGCATGTAGCTAGTCATTTGCAG AAATATAAAATGTATTTAGATGGtgggataaaaaattcaaagatgaATCAGAAGAACAATGAAACACAAGCACAGGATCAAGAAATTGATGAAACCGAAGTATTTTTTAGCTTGACTGATTTTTTCCCCGATCTTAACGATGATGATATACACAATAACAACTATGCTGTTTTAGCTGAGAGCATTGATTCCCCTAGCACCTCTCTTCCACAGCTTGGTCAATATTCAATGACACCACCTGATCAATGTGACGATTCCGACATATTTTCTAATTTGACCGATTTATTCCCCAATCTTAACGATGAGATACACAATGGGATGTGGTGA